One region of Salvelinus namaycush isolate Seneca chromosome 3, SaNama_1.0, whole genome shotgun sequence genomic DNA includes:
- the aff4 gene encoding AF4/FMR2 family member 4 isoform X2 — protein sequence MNREDRNVLRMKERERRNQEIQQGGEAFPAHSPLFPEPYKVSSKEDKLSSRIQSMLGNYDEMKEPIGDTIPKLGGKPSGSSSSEEKSGPSLFGDQRGGGSGQNSKWTPVGPAASTSSSQSSKRSSLQGSHSGSRSSGSSGSSQRHEREHKKSSKHGSEHSKSHTSSPAKGSLSSSHSRSLGAEHHGKERYRSKSPREREANWDSPSRVHTSFTSGPHSSQAFPPSLMSKPSSMLQKPTAYVRPMDGQEMVEPKTSSAMYSGQSHSSTMGEMKSNGKASLSKLKMPSQPVEGPMTGDANCVDEILKEMTQSWPPPLTAIHTPCKTEPSKFPFPCKDTQHASFPGAHKRPTKTSSSHQSKAAPCDGDQANNVLLEDDLKLSSDEDSDGEQDSAKNASRNASASNNSNNSEGAVHSRDDSSSHSGSESSSGSDSESESSSTDSEANEPPRPASPEPEPATANKWQLDNWFKKAKQFSPASPVDSNVSTKYKKEGRDQSSGRGYSGQGGSKDSGAPTPSRDLRAAQKGSESGRGRQKSPAQSEGGPGQRRTVGKKQPKKSEKPPVVEEPKGGLRVESEPAPEIPPHRPKAATKGSRKPNIKKEPKSSPRPAVDKRKSKAPTKTSQKSREFVDTDSSSSESEENDSIPSSSQTPKYTESIRTPVCVFSPMEEKELLSPLSDPDDRFPIRQQQVLMVKIDLSLLSRIPGRPYKDLLEPKVERDCSLDRDKDFQKQPSEKSSGKGKRKHKNDDESAKPDSKKSRLEDKSSSHHKNSSKESKRAMEAKVKEEPVPSPSISGSGGLQRTPKAEHQSRKRTVSQSSTSLSSGASSGKEGGHSTKSSSTSKHRKGEDKQGRSSREGKEKSSKGSDNKLAVPRLSSDGSKSLRSKLLFEDRVHSADHYLQQAKKLKHNADALMDRFEKAVYYLDAVVSFIECGNALEKSAQEAKSPFPMYAETVELIKYTMKLKSYMAPDATSADKRLAVLCLRCQSLLYLRLFKLRKESALKYSKTLTEHLKNSLSNTQAPSPGMGNKAAGMPSPVSPKLSPGSTGSYSSGTSSGSSSVTIPQRIHQMAASYVQVTSNFLYATEVWDQAEQLAKEQKEFFTELDKVMGPLIFNTSSMTELVRFTRQGLHWLRLDAKLIP from the exons ATGAACCGTGAAGACCGGAATGTGCTCCGtatgaaagaaagagaaaggcGAAATCAAGAAATCCAGCAGGGAGGAGAGGCCTTTCCAGCTCACTCCCCTCTCTTTCCTGAACCTTATAAAGTT TCCAGCAAAGAAGATAAACTGTCCAGTCGTATCCAGAGTATGCTTGGAAACTACGACGAGATGAAGGAACCTATCGGAGACACAATTCCAAAACTCGGTGGCAAACCCTCAGGCTCGTCGTCCTCCGAGGAGAAGTCTGGCCCGTCTCTGTTTGGGGACCAGCGTGGCGGTGGCAGTGGCCAGAACAGTAAATGGACTCCAGTAGGCCCAGCGGCCAGCACCTCGTCCTCCCAGTCCTCTAAGAGATCCAGCCTCCAGGGCAGCCACAGCGGTAGCAGGAGTAGCGGTAGCAGCGGCAGTAGCCAAAGACACGAGCGGGAACACAAGAAGTCCAGCAAGCATGGCTCAGAACACTCCAAGTCCCACACGTCTAGCCCAGCCAAGGGTTCCCTGAGCTCCAGTCACTCCCGGTCACTGGGTGCTGAGCACCACGGCAAGGAGCGCTACCGTTCCAAGTCCCCACGTGAGCGAGAGGCCAACTGGGACTCCCCGTCGCGTGTGCACACATCTTTCACCAGCGGCCCGCATTCCAGCCAGGCCTTCCCCCCTTCGCTCATGTCCAAGCCCAGCTCCATGCTACAGAAGCCTACAGCCTACGTGCGGCCCATGGATGGCCAGGAGATGGTGGAGCCCAAGACCTCGTCAGCGATGTACAGTGGCCAGTCCCACAGCAGCACCATGGGGGAGATGAAGTCCAACGGCAAGGCGTCGCTCTCCAAGCTCAAGATGCCCTCGCAGCCTGTTGAG GGTCCCATGACTGGGGATGCGAATTGTGTTGATGAGATTTTAAAG GAAATGACTCAGTCCTGGCCCCCTCCGTTGACAGCCATTCACACCCCCTGCAAAACAGAGCCTTCAAAGTTTCCATTCCCCTGCAAG GACACTCAGCACGCAAGTTTTCCTGGTGCACACA AGAGACCAACCAAGACGTCGAGCAGTCACCAGTCCAAGGCAGCGCCATGCGATGGAGATCAGGCCAA TAATGTTTTGCTGGAAGATGACCTGAAGCTCAGCAGTGATGAGGACAGTGATGGAGAACAGGACTCGGCCAAAAACGCCTCCAGAAACGCATCAGCAAG taacaacagtaataACAGCGAGGGAGCGGTGCACTCGCGGGACGACTCCAGCAGTCACAGTGGCTCAGAGAGCAGTTCGGGGTCggacagcgagagcgagagcagcTCCACGGATAGCGAGGCCAATGAGCCCCCTCGCCCGGCATCACCAGAG CCTGAACCAGCCACAGCCAATAAATGGCAGTTGGACAACTGGTTTAAGAAAGCCAAGCAGTTTTCCCCGGCCTCCCCAGTGGACAGTAATGTATCCACCAAGTACAAGAAGGAGGGGCGGGATCAGAGCTCAGGTCGTGGCTACAGTGGGCAGGGCGGGTCTAAAGACTCAGGGGCACCCACACCTAGCAGGGACCTGAGGGCAGCACAGAAGGGCTCAGAGAGCGGCCGTGGCCGGCAGAAATCTCCCGCTCAGAGTGAGGGTGGCCCGGGCCAGCGCAGAACAGTGGGTAAAAAACAGCCGAAAAAGTCTGAGAAGCCACCGGTGGTGGAGGAGCCAAAGGGGGGGCTGAGGGTTGAGAGTGAACCCGCTCCTGAGATCCCTCCCCATCGGCCCAAGGCCGCCACCAAGGGCTCCCGCAAACCAAACATCAAGAAGGAGCCCAAGTCCTCACCCAGACCGGCTGTGGACAAGCGAAAGAGCAAGGCGCCCACCAAGACTTCCCAGAAGTCCCGGGAGTTTGTGGACACGGACTCTTCCTCCTCAGAATCGGAGGAGAACGACAGCATTCCCTCGTCGTCTCAGACCCCCAAGTACACAGAGAGCATCAggactccagtgtgtgtgttctctcctaTGGAAGAGAAGGaactgctctctcctctcagcgATCCGGATGACCGCTTTCCCATCAGGCAGCAGCAGGTGCTCATGGTGAAGATCGACCTGAGCTTGCTCTCCCGCATTCCTGGACGGCCCTACAAAGACCTGCTAGAGCCCAAAGTAGAGAGGGACTGCTCCCTGGACAGAGACAAGGACTTCCAGAAGCAGCCCTCTGAGAAGAGCTCCGGTAAGGGCAAGAGGAAACACAAG AATGATGACGAGAGCGCCAAGCCTGATAGCAAGAAGTCCAGACTTGAAGACAAATCCTCATCTCATCACAAGAACAGCAGCAAAGA GTCTAAGAGGGCAATGGAGGCCAAGGTGAAGGAAGAGCCGGTGCCCTCTCCCTCCATATCAGGGTCAGGAGGGCTGCAGAGAACACCCAAGGCAGAGCACCAGAGCCGCAAGCGGACGGTCAGCCAGTCTTCCACCTCCCTGTCCAGCGGAGCCAGCAGCGGCAAGGAGGGAGGCCACAGCACCAAGAGCAGCTCCACCTCCAAACACAGGAAGGGCGAGGACAAGCAGGGCAGGAGCAGCCGGGAGGGCAAG GAGAAATCCTCAAAGGGCTCTGATAACAAGCTTGCTGTGCCACGGCTCTCCTCGGACGGCTCAAAGTCCCTGAGATCAAAACTGCTGTTTGAGGACAG GGTTCACTCTGCGGATCACTACTTACAACAGGCCAAGAAACTTAAACACAATGCAGATGCACTG ATGGACCGGTTTGAGAAGGCTGTGTACTACCTGGATGCTGTGGTGTCCTTTATTGAGTGCGGAAACGCACTGGAGAAGAGTGCTCAGGAGGCTAAGTCCCCCTTCCCCATGTATGCCGAGACCGTGGAGCTCATCAA GTACACTATGAAGTTAAAGAGCTACATGGCCCCAGACGCTACGTCAGCAGACAAACGGTTAGCCGTGTTGTG CCTGCGATGCCAGTCCCTCCTCTACCTGCGACTGTTCAAGCTGAGGAAGGAGAGTGCACTGAAATACTCTAAAACACTCACGGAGCACCTGAAG AATTCCTTGAGTAACACCCAAGCGCCCTCTCCTGGAATGGGAAA TAAAGCGGCTGGCATGCCCTCTCCAGTCTCTCCCAAGCTGTCCCCAGGTAGTACCGGTAGCTACTCGTCAGGCACATCCAGCGGCAGCTCCTCGGTCACCATTCCCCAACGCATCCACCAGATGGCTGCCAGCTACGTCCAGGTCACCTCCAACTTCCTCTATGCCACCGAGGTGTGGGACCAAGCAGAGCAGCTGGCCAAAGAGCAGAAAG AGTTCTTCACGGAGCTGGACAAGGTGATGGGCCCTCTGATCTTCAACACCAGCAGCATGACTGAACTGGTGCGCTTCACACGGCAGGGCCTACACTGGTTGCGGCTGGACGCTAAGCTCATTCCCTGA
- the aff4 gene encoding AF4/FMR2 family member 4 isoform X1, producing the protein MASLSGNMNREDRNVLRMKERERRNQEIQQGGEAFPAHSPLFPEPYKVSSKEDKLSSRIQSMLGNYDEMKEPIGDTIPKLGGKPSGSSSSEEKSGPSLFGDQRGGGSGQNSKWTPVGPAASTSSSQSSKRSSLQGSHSGSRSSGSSGSSQRHEREHKKSSKHGSEHSKSHTSSPAKGSLSSSHSRSLGAEHHGKERYRSKSPREREANWDSPSRVHTSFTSGPHSSQAFPPSLMSKPSSMLQKPTAYVRPMDGQEMVEPKTSSAMYSGQSHSSTMGEMKSNGKASLSKLKMPSQPVEGPMTGDANCVDEILKEMTQSWPPPLTAIHTPCKTEPSKFPFPCKDTQHASFPGAHKRPTKTSSSHQSKAAPCDGDQANNVLLEDDLKLSSDEDSDGEQDSAKNASRNASASNNSNNSEGAVHSRDDSSSHSGSESSSGSDSESESSSTDSEANEPPRPASPEPEPATANKWQLDNWFKKAKQFSPASPVDSNVSTKYKKEGRDQSSGRGYSGQGGSKDSGAPTPSRDLRAAQKGSESGRGRQKSPAQSEGGPGQRRTVGKKQPKKSEKPPVVEEPKGGLRVESEPAPEIPPHRPKAATKGSRKPNIKKEPKSSPRPAVDKRKSKAPTKTSQKSREFVDTDSSSSESEENDSIPSSSQTPKYTESIRTPVCVFSPMEEKELLSPLSDPDDRFPIRQQQVLMVKIDLSLLSRIPGRPYKDLLEPKVERDCSLDRDKDFQKQPSEKSSGKGKRKHKNDDESAKPDSKKSRLEDKSSSHHKNSSKESKRAMEAKVKEEPVPSPSISGSGGLQRTPKAEHQSRKRTVSQSSTSLSSGASSGKEGGHSTKSSSTSKHRKGEDKQGRSSREGKEKSSKGSDNKLAVPRLSSDGSKSLRSKLLFEDRVHSADHYLQQAKKLKHNADALMDRFEKAVYYLDAVVSFIECGNALEKSAQEAKSPFPMYAETVELIKYTMKLKSYMAPDATSADKRLAVLCLRCQSLLYLRLFKLRKESALKYSKTLTEHLKNSLSNTQAPSPGMGNKAAGMPSPVSPKLSPGSTGSYSSGTSSGSSSVTIPQRIHQMAASYVQVTSNFLYATEVWDQAEQLAKEQKEFFTELDKVMGPLIFNTSSMTELVRFTRQGLHWLRLDAKLIP; encoded by the exons CAACATGAACCGTGAAGACCGGAATGTGCTCCGtatgaaagaaagagaaaggcGAAATCAAGAAATCCAGCAGGGAGGAGAGGCCTTTCCAGCTCACTCCCCTCTCTTTCCTGAACCTTATAAAGTT TCCAGCAAAGAAGATAAACTGTCCAGTCGTATCCAGAGTATGCTTGGAAACTACGACGAGATGAAGGAACCTATCGGAGACACAATTCCAAAACTCGGTGGCAAACCCTCAGGCTCGTCGTCCTCCGAGGAGAAGTCTGGCCCGTCTCTGTTTGGGGACCAGCGTGGCGGTGGCAGTGGCCAGAACAGTAAATGGACTCCAGTAGGCCCAGCGGCCAGCACCTCGTCCTCCCAGTCCTCTAAGAGATCCAGCCTCCAGGGCAGCCACAGCGGTAGCAGGAGTAGCGGTAGCAGCGGCAGTAGCCAAAGACACGAGCGGGAACACAAGAAGTCCAGCAAGCATGGCTCAGAACACTCCAAGTCCCACACGTCTAGCCCAGCCAAGGGTTCCCTGAGCTCCAGTCACTCCCGGTCACTGGGTGCTGAGCACCACGGCAAGGAGCGCTACCGTTCCAAGTCCCCACGTGAGCGAGAGGCCAACTGGGACTCCCCGTCGCGTGTGCACACATCTTTCACCAGCGGCCCGCATTCCAGCCAGGCCTTCCCCCCTTCGCTCATGTCCAAGCCCAGCTCCATGCTACAGAAGCCTACAGCCTACGTGCGGCCCATGGATGGCCAGGAGATGGTGGAGCCCAAGACCTCGTCAGCGATGTACAGTGGCCAGTCCCACAGCAGCACCATGGGGGAGATGAAGTCCAACGGCAAGGCGTCGCTCTCCAAGCTCAAGATGCCCTCGCAGCCTGTTGAG GGTCCCATGACTGGGGATGCGAATTGTGTTGATGAGATTTTAAAG GAAATGACTCAGTCCTGGCCCCCTCCGTTGACAGCCATTCACACCCCCTGCAAAACAGAGCCTTCAAAGTTTCCATTCCCCTGCAAG GACACTCAGCACGCAAGTTTTCCTGGTGCACACA AGAGACCAACCAAGACGTCGAGCAGTCACCAGTCCAAGGCAGCGCCATGCGATGGAGATCAGGCCAA TAATGTTTTGCTGGAAGATGACCTGAAGCTCAGCAGTGATGAGGACAGTGATGGAGAACAGGACTCGGCCAAAAACGCCTCCAGAAACGCATCAGCAAG taacaacagtaataACAGCGAGGGAGCGGTGCACTCGCGGGACGACTCCAGCAGTCACAGTGGCTCAGAGAGCAGTTCGGGGTCggacagcgagagcgagagcagcTCCACGGATAGCGAGGCCAATGAGCCCCCTCGCCCGGCATCACCAGAG CCTGAACCAGCCACAGCCAATAAATGGCAGTTGGACAACTGGTTTAAGAAAGCCAAGCAGTTTTCCCCGGCCTCCCCAGTGGACAGTAATGTATCCACCAAGTACAAGAAGGAGGGGCGGGATCAGAGCTCAGGTCGTGGCTACAGTGGGCAGGGCGGGTCTAAAGACTCAGGGGCACCCACACCTAGCAGGGACCTGAGGGCAGCACAGAAGGGCTCAGAGAGCGGCCGTGGCCGGCAGAAATCTCCCGCTCAGAGTGAGGGTGGCCCGGGCCAGCGCAGAACAGTGGGTAAAAAACAGCCGAAAAAGTCTGAGAAGCCACCGGTGGTGGAGGAGCCAAAGGGGGGGCTGAGGGTTGAGAGTGAACCCGCTCCTGAGATCCCTCCCCATCGGCCCAAGGCCGCCACCAAGGGCTCCCGCAAACCAAACATCAAGAAGGAGCCCAAGTCCTCACCCAGACCGGCTGTGGACAAGCGAAAGAGCAAGGCGCCCACCAAGACTTCCCAGAAGTCCCGGGAGTTTGTGGACACGGACTCTTCCTCCTCAGAATCGGAGGAGAACGACAGCATTCCCTCGTCGTCTCAGACCCCCAAGTACACAGAGAGCATCAggactccagtgtgtgtgttctctcctaTGGAAGAGAAGGaactgctctctcctctcagcgATCCGGATGACCGCTTTCCCATCAGGCAGCAGCAGGTGCTCATGGTGAAGATCGACCTGAGCTTGCTCTCCCGCATTCCTGGACGGCCCTACAAAGACCTGCTAGAGCCCAAAGTAGAGAGGGACTGCTCCCTGGACAGAGACAAGGACTTCCAGAAGCAGCCCTCTGAGAAGAGCTCCGGTAAGGGCAAGAGGAAACACAAG AATGATGACGAGAGCGCCAAGCCTGATAGCAAGAAGTCCAGACTTGAAGACAAATCCTCATCTCATCACAAGAACAGCAGCAAAGA GTCTAAGAGGGCAATGGAGGCCAAGGTGAAGGAAGAGCCGGTGCCCTCTCCCTCCATATCAGGGTCAGGAGGGCTGCAGAGAACACCCAAGGCAGAGCACCAGAGCCGCAAGCGGACGGTCAGCCAGTCTTCCACCTCCCTGTCCAGCGGAGCCAGCAGCGGCAAGGAGGGAGGCCACAGCACCAAGAGCAGCTCCACCTCCAAACACAGGAAGGGCGAGGACAAGCAGGGCAGGAGCAGCCGGGAGGGCAAG GAGAAATCCTCAAAGGGCTCTGATAACAAGCTTGCTGTGCCACGGCTCTCCTCGGACGGCTCAAAGTCCCTGAGATCAAAACTGCTGTTTGAGGACAG GGTTCACTCTGCGGATCACTACTTACAACAGGCCAAGAAACTTAAACACAATGCAGATGCACTG ATGGACCGGTTTGAGAAGGCTGTGTACTACCTGGATGCTGTGGTGTCCTTTATTGAGTGCGGAAACGCACTGGAGAAGAGTGCTCAGGAGGCTAAGTCCCCCTTCCCCATGTATGCCGAGACCGTGGAGCTCATCAA GTACACTATGAAGTTAAAGAGCTACATGGCCCCAGACGCTACGTCAGCAGACAAACGGTTAGCCGTGTTGTG CCTGCGATGCCAGTCCCTCCTCTACCTGCGACTGTTCAAGCTGAGGAAGGAGAGTGCACTGAAATACTCTAAAACACTCACGGAGCACCTGAAG AATTCCTTGAGTAACACCCAAGCGCCCTCTCCTGGAATGGGAAA TAAAGCGGCTGGCATGCCCTCTCCAGTCTCTCCCAAGCTGTCCCCAGGTAGTACCGGTAGCTACTCGTCAGGCACATCCAGCGGCAGCTCCTCGGTCACCATTCCCCAACGCATCCACCAGATGGCTGCCAGCTACGTCCAGGTCACCTCCAACTTCCTCTATGCCACCGAGGTGTGGGACCAAGCAGAGCAGCTGGCCAAAGAGCAGAAAG AGTTCTTCACGGAGCTGGACAAGGTGATGGGCCCTCTGATCTTCAACACCAGCAGCATGACTGAACTGGTGCGCTTCACACGGCAGGGCCTACACTGGTTGCGGCTGGACGCTAAGCTCATTCCCTGA